The Triticum urartu cultivar G1812 chromosome 6, Tu2.1, whole genome shotgun sequence genome includes the window ATAGGGCTCAAGTTCAATCCCCAGCATGAAATTCTTTATTGTTTTTACGTCGTGGCCTAGGCGAGAAGGTTACGGTCCATAGCGCTCAAAGAATACAATGCTCGGTTTGACTCTTTTTTTTACCGGATAAAGATATAGATGACTCAAATATTAGGTAAAGAAACACACCGTTGAAGAAATaaatagtaccacctcggatataTTAAGAAAAATACCAAAATCAAGAAAAAAAACGGACAGGAAGAAGCGTATTATGACATAGGAAGAAAGCacattgtgacggtgaacccacggagtcaatccgtgctttattattaggcgAGAAGCTTACCGTCCATAGCGCTCAAAGAATACAATGCTCGGTTTGACTCTTTTTTACCGGATAAAGATATAGATGACTCAAATATTAGGTAAAGGAACACACCGTTGAAGAAATAgatagtaccacctcggatataTTAAGAAAAATATCAAAATCAAGAAAAAAACGGACAGGAAGAAGCGTATTATGACATAGGAAGAAAGCACATTGTGACGGTGAACTCACgaagtcaatccgtgctttattattagggagagattgATGGTAGCTTAGATGGTACACATGTGCAACATTTATCCATAGGGCTCAAGTTCGACCCCCAGCATGAAATTCTTTATTGTTTTTACGTCGTGGCCTAGGCGAGAAGCTTACCGTCCATAGCGCTCAAAGAATACAATGCTCGGTTTGACTCTTTTTTTACCGGATAAAGATATAGATGACTCAAATATTAGGTAAAGAAACACACCGTTGAAGAAATAgatagtaccacctcggatataTTAAGAAAAATATCAAAATCAAGAAAAAAAAATAGACAGGAAGAAGCGTATTATGACATAGGAAGGAAGCGCATTGtaacggtgaacccacggagtcaatccgtgctttattattaggaaGAGATTTTAAAAAGTAGGTAATCCCTCAAATTCTGGAGTGGAAAAATGCAATTTTTTCCAAATTAATTAATTGTATGATGAAGGAAAAAAACAAGTACTACAATTAATCTGACTTGGTCAAACATGTACTCAGCTGTGCGCCCAAACATTTTTATTTCTTGGAAATTGGTTAGTCCAAAGTCCAAGTCCAATATACGTACCTGCATACATAATGCTTTGTTTTCCCTTTGAAATTAATTCAATCCCAGCTGCCTGAAGGACTTGCTTCCTCTTGTTAAGACCAAGGATGATAGATACATAGCACACAAACAGGTCACTAACAAACTTTCCAAACTCCAAAGAATCAATTGATTGATCATTGGTGGCTTGCTGCTTGCGGCTGCGGGTAACTGGTACTCTTGAGCAAGGAGAGGTAACCGCCTTGCAGGTTCTTCACGTTCGCGAACCCCTGCAACGAAAACCAAAACGAATTCACATCTCAATCAAAGATGGTGATCTTACTAAGAACAGTAAAAAAAATATCAACCATTCACGAATGGACTTACAGCAGCGACGAGGTCTGCGGTGGCGAGCCTGGACCGGACCCCAGAGCGGCAGCCAACAAGGAACCGGTCCTCCTTGGAGTGGAGCGCCGCAACCTGGTCGACGAAGTCCGGGTTGCGCTCCTTGCCATGGGGTGTGACGGAGAGGTAGTAGGGCACGTTGCGTGCACCGGCGACATGGCCCTTTTCGAAGTCCTCCCACATCCGCACGTCCACGTACCCGTACTGCTCCGAGGCCAGCAGCCCACACGCCGCCTCCGCGTCCACGCTCTCCACCGCCGCGCTCGTGCTGCTTCGCAGGGAGCCCATCTATGGAGGATCGAGCAGCGGGGAAGAAGGGGCCTCTGCTTCTGTGTGAGGTGGTCTCCAGAGGCTGTGGAGTGGATTGGCTGATGGAAAGATAGGTGCTACCTACTGGTGTTATTTATAGGATAAGATGATACCATGGCAGCGGTGGAACATATCACACCCGGGTAGCCGCATCCATCACTTCATGATCGCCTAAAGTCGCCTACCATACATAAGTTACATATATGGAAATGTCAACTACATACGTAGTTGCTGTATTTGTTTTCTTTGAAATGACAAGGTGTATAAGAATTTCCTTTTGCACCCTATTTTTTAAAGATTTTGTGGCAAGTATTATACGTGTGGCCTGAAGCGCATCGTCTTCCAGGCGGCTCGGGGGAGAAAAACCCTAGCCGCCGCGactcctccccctcccctcctagtctcgccgccgccggagggGTCTCCCTGGCAAAGGCCGGGCGGCCTTGAGGAAGGTGGCGGCAGGGCAACGATTCCCTTGTGGTGGCGCGGGCGCGCGAGAGCTCCGCACGCGGCCGAGGAGTTGCGGACGGCGGCGGCCACCTCCACGGGACGGGCACATCACGACGATCCGGTTGGCCTGGCGATGCGGGCGCACCGTGCATGGCGGCGGTGTGGCCTACGACCTATGGCGGTTTGGATCCGGGGCTCCTGATCTAGGTCGAGCATCCAGGTTGGGGCTTTGCCCTGTGGCGCGGCGACGGCCACTCTGTTGCGTGCTGGACTATTGGTGGTGGTCAGCCAGGAGGCGGCGGTGGATCTGGCTTCAGACCTGTCCGGCGGCGAGTTTGGAGCGGCAAGATTTCCGGTGAAAACCGAGCCTCGACTACGGTCATGGTGGATGATGGCGGCATCTTTTGGCGCCGTTACCTTGTCGAAGGCATCGTCATAGCAAGTCGCGCACTCCTTTCGGCCTGCTCTGGGGAAAACCCTAGATTTGTTTTCACGGATCAGACGATGGCAACGTCAGGCATCGCACTCCTTGCTGGAAGCACCGTTTTGGAGCAGGTACCGACTTGGGTGGACAGGTGGTATCTATCGCGTCATCGACGACTGGTCTCGGCGGCGTGGCGCAGCGGGGTGTCGCCGACAGATGTGTGATGATGGACGCGCGCAGGGAGGTGGCgctgtctggcgtcgtggtggcgtcgacggcagCTAGACCGGGCAAGGTAGATGCAACAGAACATCattgaagatggattggtggttGGTGGCTGTGGCGGCCTCATAGCCGGCAGGCGTACTGATTGAGGAGTGCACCGGACTGGTGGGTGCcccatgttggggaacgttgcagaaaacaaaaaat containing:
- the LOC125517589 gene encoding thiosulfate sulfurtransferase 18-like yields the protein MGSLRSSTSAAVESVDAEAACGLLASEQYGYVDVRMWEDFEKGHVAGARNVPYYLSVTPHGKERNPDFVDQVAALHSKEDRFLVGCRSGVRSRLATADLVAAGFANVKNLQGGYLSLLKSTSYPQPQAASHQ